In a single window of the Raphanus sativus cultivar WK10039 chromosome 9, ASM80110v3, whole genome shotgun sequence genome:
- the LOC108823540 gene encoding auxin-responsive protein IAA4 — translation MENVGVCDEFVNLKATELRLGLPGTEDGGEAEKQKISCGRSNKRALPETEKDIESTGKTETASPPKAQIVGWPPVRSYRKNNIQTKKNESEGQGMYVKVSMDGAPYLRKIDLTVYKQYSELMKSLENMFKFSVGEYFEREGYKGSDFVPTYEDKDGDWMLVGDVPWEMFVSSCKRLRIMKGSEAKGLGCSV, via the exons ATGGAAAACGTTGGAGTTTGTGATGAGTTTGTTAACCTAAAGGCAACAGAGCTGAGACTGGGATTACCAGGAACAGAAGATGGAGGTGAAGCAGAGAAACAAAAGATTTCTTGCGGTAGAAGCAACAAAAGAGCCTTGCCTGAAACTGAGAAAGATATTGAATCTACTGGAAAAACAGAAACAGCTTCTCCTCCAAA GGCTCAGATTGTTGGATGGCCACCTGTAAGATCTTACAGGAAGAACAATATTCAGACAAAGAAAAATGAATCTGAAGGTCAAGGAATGTATGTGAAAGTAAGTATGGATGGTGCTCCCTATCTGAGGAAGATAGATCTAACGGTGTATAAGCAATATTCAGAATTGATGAAATCACTTGAAAACATGTTTAAATTCTCTGTGGGAGAATATTTTGAGAGAGAAGGATATAAAGGCTCAGACTTTGTGCCTACTTATGAAGACAAAGATGGTGATTGGATGCTTGTTGGAGATGTTCCTTGGGA GATGTTTGTTTCGTCTTGTAAGAGGCTAAGGATCATGAAAGGATCAGAAGCTAAAGGTCTCGGTTGTAGTGTTTAA
- the LOC108826229 gene encoding transcription factor bHLH92 gives MDNFFLDSIWQEEDIFWDLIAGDVSGNADNTVSVLNRSAFKSYARNTEQAMVSCSSSVNVNKRMLNLLRKNWEEKKSALAPEKERCRRHMIQERTRRVNQKQSYSALHSLLPFATKNDKISIVEKAVDQIRKLEEYKKELERRINALEAKSTEIRFSLQEPLSGMDSMVKSLQCLKSMGTKLKTVQGNFSPHEFSATMNIEIQIQGEEVEEIVERRLQETERKLLFLRGASIFEDK, from the exons ATGGATAACTTCTTTCTAGATTCCATTTGGCAAGAAGAAGACATATTCTGGGATCTGATCGCCGGTGATGTCTCCGGCAATGCTGACAATACCGTAAGTGTACTAAACAGAAGCGCTTTTAAGTCATACGCGAGAAACACGGAACAGGCGATGGTATCGTGTTCATCGTCGGTGAACGTGAACAAGAGAATGTTGAATCTTTTGAGAAAGAATTGGGAGGAGAAGAAAAGTGCGTTAGCGCCGGAGAAGGAGAGATGCCGACGACATATGATACAAGAGAGGACGAGAAGAGTGAATCAAAAACAGAGTTACTCAGCTCTGCATTCTCTATTACCATTTGCCACTAAG AATGACAAAATCTCGATTGTTGAAAAAGCGGTAGATCAGATTCGGAAACTagaagaatataagaaagaacTGGAGAGAAGAATAAATGCGTTGGAGGCAAAATCAACAGAGATTAGGTTTAGTCTACAAGAACCCTTGTCTGGGATGGATTCAATGGTAAAAAGTCTTCAATGTCTTAAATCAATGGGTACAAAACTCAAAACGGTCCAAGGCAATTTCTCTCCTCACGAATTCTCTGCGACCATGAACATCGAGATACAG aTACAAGGAGAAGAGGTGGAAGAGATAGTGGAGAGAAGACTCCAAGAAACTGAACGGAAGCTCCTCTTTCTCCGAGGAGCTTCGATTTTCGAAGACAAATGa